The proteins below come from a single Thermotoga sp. KOL6 genomic window:
- the argH gene encoding argininosuccinate lyase: protein MSEKLWEKGYKINEEIEKFTVGDDYLVDMKIIEYDIKASIVHSRMLQKVGLLTEEEQVRIEKALEELLGLVKEGKFQIKPEEEDCHTAIENFLVEKLGETGKKIHTARSRNDQVLTALRLMYKEEMKKIEQLIKDLQKSVDEFTRKFGEVRFAGFTHTRKAMPTDFATWAGALKDALEDDLKLLETTYKIVDQSPLGTGAGYGVPIDVDREYTARELGFSRVQWNPIYTQNSRGKFEYLILHTLSQISYDLNRFASDIIFFSLPDIGFLKLPKDICTGSSIMPQKINPDPLELVRAYHHSIVSRMVMAVTLPSNLIFGYHRDYQLLKKPMIEAFDIVKNILRIMKIIFDRIEVDKEKSEDSITEEVLATHRVYELVKQGIPFRDAYRMVAEKYGRERD from the coding sequence ATGAGTGAAAAACTCTGGGAAAAAGGATACAAGATCAATGAAGAGATCGAAAAGTTCACCGTCGGAGATGATTACCTTGTTGATATGAAAATAATAGAGTACGATATAAAGGCTTCCATTGTACACTCTCGTATGCTTCAAAAAGTTGGCCTTTTAACGGAGGAGGAACAAGTAAGGATAGAAAAAGCGCTTGAGGAACTCTTGGGACTCGTGAAAGAGGGAAAGTTTCAGATAAAACCAGAGGAAGAGGATTGTCATACCGCTATAGAGAACTTTCTTGTGGAAAAACTGGGTGAAACTGGCAAGAAGATTCACACTGCTCGCTCAAGAAACGATCAAGTTCTCACAGCACTCAGACTCATGTACAAAGAAGAGATGAAGAAAATAGAACAACTAATTAAGGATCTTCAAAAAAGCGTAGACGAGTTTACAAGGAAGTTTGGTGAAGTGAGATTTGCAGGATTCACTCACACAAGAAAGGCAATGCCAACAGATTTTGCAACGTGGGCTGGAGCTTTAAAAGATGCCTTGGAAGACGATTTGAAGCTTCTTGAAACTACTTACAAGATCGTAGATCAATCTCCTTTAGGAACGGGAGCGGGATACGGTGTTCCAATAGATGTAGACAGGGAGTACACGGCTAGGGAACTCGGCTTTTCTAGAGTGCAATGGAATCCTATCTACACGCAGAACAGTAGAGGAAAATTTGAATATCTAATTTTACACACACTTTCTCAGATATCGTACGACTTGAACAGATTCGCTTCAGATATCATCTTCTTTTCTCTTCCTGATATTGGGTTCCTGAAACTCCCAAAGGATATTTGCACGGGGAGTTCCATAATGCCACAAAAGATAAATCCAGATCCACTTGAACTTGTGAGGGCCTACCACCACTCGATTGTCTCGAGAATGGTGATGGCAGTGACCCTTCCGTCTAATTTGATTTTTGGCTATCATAGAGATTATCAGCTTTTGAAGAAACCGATGATAGAAGCGTTTGATATCGTTAAGAATATCTTAAGAATAATGAAAATAATTTTTGATCGCATTGAAGTAGACAAAGAAAAATCTGAAGATAGTATTACTGAGGAAGTTCTGGCGACTCACCGAGTGTACGAGCTCGTGAAACAGGGGATACCGTTTCGGGACGCTTACAGGATGGTGGCTGAAAAGTATGGGAGGGAAAGAGATTGA
- the argC gene encoding N-acetyl-gamma-glutamyl-phosphate reductase, with the protein MIKVGIIGATGYTGLELLRILKNHPDVRITYLSSKTYAGKKMSEVYPSTLEDTVLEEFNPEKISKLCDVVFTALPAGVTYGLVQKMENVKIIDLGADFRFDDPNTYKEWYGSELEKYDEINRVYGLPELYRESIKKAGIVGNPGCYPTSVILALTPALKYGLVDSDTIVVDAKSGVSGAGRKEKMDYLFSEINENLRPYNVAKHRHVPEMEQELKKISDRDVRVIFTPHLVPMTRGILSTIYVKTNVSLEEIHRAYLSFYKKEPFVHVLPPGVYPSTKWCYGSNHVFIGMQIERRTNMLILMSAIDNLVKGASGQAVQNMNIMFGLDESKGLEFTPVYP; encoded by the coding sequence TTGATCAAAGTGGGAATAATTGGAGCGACAGGTTACACCGGATTAGAGCTGTTGAGGATTCTGAAGAATCATCCAGACGTAAGAATTACTTACCTGTCTTCTAAAACTTACGCTGGGAAGAAGATGAGCGAAGTGTATCCGTCGACACTTGAGGATACAGTACTTGAGGAATTCAATCCTGAAAAGATATCCAAACTCTGCGATGTGGTTTTTACAGCTCTACCCGCTGGAGTCACTTACGGGCTTGTTCAAAAGATGGAAAATGTAAAAATCATAGATCTTGGTGCAGATTTTCGTTTTGACGATCCGAACACTTACAAAGAGTGGTATGGAAGCGAACTCGAGAAGTACGATGAGATAAACAGGGTGTACGGACTTCCTGAACTTTACAGAGAGTCGATCAAAAAGGCTGGTATTGTAGGAAATCCTGGATGTTATCCCACGAGTGTGATTCTGGCTCTGACTCCTGCTCTCAAATACGGCCTTGTGGATTCGGATACTATCGTAGTGGATGCCAAATCCGGTGTGTCGGGGGCGGGAAGAAAAGAAAAGATGGATTACCTTTTCAGTGAGATAAACGAGAACTTGAGACCTTACAATGTAGCAAAACACCGCCACGTTCCAGAAATGGAACAGGAGTTAAAAAAAATCTCTGATAGAGATGTGAGAGTAATTTTCACACCACATCTTGTTCCCATGACACGCGGTATTCTTTCGACGATTTACGTGAAAACGAATGTTTCTCTCGAAGAAATACATAGAGCTTACCTCTCTTTCTACAAGAAAGAGCCTTTCGTACACGTTCTTCCTCCTGGAGTATATCCTTCAACAAAATGGTGCTATGGATCGAATCATGTCTTCATAGGAATGCAGATAGAAAGAAGGACGAACATGTTGATTCTGATGAGTGCAATTGATAATCTTGTGAAAGGGGCATCAGGACAGGCTGTTCAGAACATGAACATTATGTTCGGTTTGGATGAATCGAAAGGTTTGGAATTCACACCCGTATATCCATGA
- a CDS encoding NAD-dependent epimerase/dehydratase family protein: MKMVLVTGATGHVGNVLTKRLVREGRKVRVMVLPKDDLTPLENLDVEIVYGDVRDKEVVAKAMKGIELVYHLAAVISITPWKRKLLYEVNVKGTENVLREATKHGARMVYVSSVHAFAEPEPGAVIDENIPVDPKRTTGFYGKTKAIATLKVLKASREGADVVVACPTGVIGPYDYKLSEMGKVFMKFLKGKLRICIDGSFDFVDVRDVVDGLMKLSERGKKGEIYILGNRSVTMRKMMTMLEGITGIPAPRVYLPLHLAWVVSGFSLMFSSFGRHEAIFTPYAVHTLTRNYAFSHKKAEIELGYRPRPLIETLKDTVEWFRAQILLRSMKITQLTSSRTGD, from the coding sequence ATGAAGATGGTCCTTGTAACTGGAGCCACAGGTCATGTGGGTAATGTGCTTACTAAAAGACTAGTTCGTGAAGGGCGAAAAGTCCGGGTTATGGTTCTACCGAAAGATGATCTCACACCCTTGGAGAATTTAGACGTGGAAATTGTGTACGGTGACGTTAGAGATAAGGAAGTTGTTGCAAAGGCTATGAAAGGGATTGAGTTGGTTTATCACTTAGCGGCGGTGATTTCTATCACACCTTGGAAGAGAAAGTTGCTTTATGAAGTGAATGTGAAAGGAACTGAAAACGTTTTGAGAGAAGCAACGAAACATGGAGCGAGGATGGTTTACGTTTCATCCGTTCATGCTTTTGCCGAGCCGGAACCGGGAGCTGTGATAGATGAAAACATCCCTGTGGATCCAAAAAGAACAACTGGTTTTTATGGGAAAACGAAGGCTATCGCCACACTCAAAGTTTTGAAAGCTTCTCGCGAAGGAGCAGATGTTGTTGTGGCATGTCCCACGGGAGTGATAGGTCCTTACGACTACAAACTTTCAGAGATGGGCAAGGTGTTCATGAAGTTTCTCAAAGGGAAATTGCGAATTTGTATCGACGGATCCTTCGATTTTGTGGATGTCAGAGATGTGGTCGATGGGCTTATGAAACTTTCAGAAAGAGGTAAGAAAGGTGAAATATACATTCTTGGAAATCGTTCTGTAACCATGAGAAAAATGATGACAATGCTCGAGGGAATAACCGGAATTCCCGCTCCCAGAGTGTATTTGCCTCTTCATCTGGCTTGGGTTGTTTCAGGATTCTCCTTGATGTTCTCAAGTTTCGGGAGACATGAGGCCATTTTCACCCCATACGCCGTTCATACGTTGACGAGAAATTATGCATTCTCCCACAAGAAAGCGGAAATCGAACTTGGATATCGTCCCAGGCCCCTTATTGAAACTTTGAAAGACACAGTTGAATGGTTTCGAGCCCAGATCTTACTCAGAAGTATGAAGATCACCCAGCTAACAAGCTCACGAACCGGAGATTGA
- a CDS encoding bifunctional UDP-sugar hydrolase/5'-nucleotidase encodes MRKLLIVFLVILLSVLLVGVRLTILHVNDTHGHAWAFDEYRNPGIGGLAAIATIVEEVKREVESQGGYVIFLHAGDINTGVPESDLQDAIPDIVGFNMIGLAAMAVGNHEFDNPREVLLKQMKFADFPFLSANIVKEDGEPFFTPYVVEDLGGLKVAVIGFTTEETTILEPLYLEGLKFENALKIAQKLAPELKEQANVVVALAHLDWGEEAKEGVTTTHQLARVEGIDVVIAGHSHYLGSEVVDGKIVASAGDYGKYVGRLDLDIENGKIVAWHWEAIPVNLKVYENGKYRYVGKPYLENRYVAKALEYFKKIGNEKLDTVIGETKILLDGEREHVRSRSTNLTNLITDAMRWRVGADIALTNGGGIRASIRPGKITVRDILTVLPFGNTLYVLNLTGEQIMKVLEYAATVPEGKGAFLQVSGLTWRSKDGKVVEVLVNGEPLDPKKVYKVVTNNYMAGGGDGYTMLKEWGGYDTGFLMSDAVIEYIQKVLNGVVEEYDSSQRYTRE; translated from the coding sequence ATGAGGAAATTGTTGATTGTCTTCCTAGTGATTCTCCTGAGTGTTCTTTTAGTTGGAGTAAGACTCACAATCCTTCATGTCAACGATACTCATGGACACGCCTGGGCATTCGACGAGTACCGAAATCCTGGGATAGGAGGTCTCGCCGCAATCGCAACAATTGTAGAGGAAGTGAAGAGAGAAGTTGAGTCACAAGGGGGTTATGTGATCTTTTTGCACGCAGGCGATATCAACACGGGTGTACCTGAATCCGATCTTCAAGATGCTATCCCAGACATAGTGGGATTCAACATGATAGGACTCGCAGCTATGGCAGTTGGAAACCATGAGTTCGATAATCCTAGAGAGGTTCTTCTCAAACAAATGAAATTTGCCGATTTTCCGTTCCTCTCCGCAAACATCGTCAAAGAAGATGGAGAGCCGTTCTTCACACCCTACGTGGTTGAAGATCTTGGAGGATTGAAAGTAGCCGTAATCGGTTTCACAACGGAAGAGACTACCATCTTAGAACCGCTTTACCTTGAAGGATTGAAATTTGAAAACGCTTTGAAAATAGCCCAGAAACTCGCGCCAGAATTGAAGGAACAAGCGAATGTTGTTGTAGCCCTCGCTCACCTCGACTGGGGTGAAGAAGCGAAAGAAGGAGTGACCACAACCCATCAGCTTGCAAGGGTTGAAGGAATAGACGTTGTGATAGCAGGACACAGTCATTACCTAGGATCGGAAGTGGTGGATGGAAAGATTGTTGCCTCGGCGGGTGATTACGGAAAGTACGTTGGAAGGCTTGATCTCGATATAGAAAACGGAAAGATCGTTGCATGGCATTGGGAAGCGATCCCTGTGAATCTGAAGGTGTACGAGAATGGAAAATACAGGTACGTGGGGAAGCCCTATCTCGAGAATAGATACGTTGCGAAGGCTCTTGAGTACTTCAAGAAGATCGGAAATGAAAAACTCGACACCGTAATCGGTGAAACAAAAATCTTGCTCGACGGCGAGAGAGAGCATGTGAGATCCAGGAGTACCAATCTCACAAATCTAATAACGGATGCAATGAGATGGAGAGTCGGAGCGGACATTGCCCTCACTAACGGTGGTGGAATCAGGGCATCGATAAGACCCGGAAAAATAACGGTGAGAGACATACTGACAGTTCTGCCGTTTGGAAACACCCTCTACGTTCTGAACTTGACAGGAGAACAGATCATGAAAGTTCTCGAGTATGCTGCTACCGTTCCTGAGGGGAAGGGTGCCTTCTTGCAGGTTTCTGGTCTCACTTGGAGGAGCAAAGATGGCAAGGTTGTAGAAGTGTTGGTGAACGGTGAACCACTCGATCCGAAAAAGGTCTACAAAGTCGTGACGAACAACTACATGGCTGGAGGTGGAGATGGATACACCATGTTGAAGGAATGGGGAGGTTACGATACAGGTTTCCTCATGTCAGATGCGGTGATTGAATACATCCAAAAAGTTCTAAACGGTGTGGTAGAAGAATACGATAGTTCTCAGAGGTATACAAGAGAGTAA
- a CDS encoding metallophosphoesterase — protein sequence MKLAFLGDVHGNLEALEAVLRDIEGRGIDEIFCLGDLVGYGPDPEAVVQTIKAKGIKTIMGNYDDAVGFSRENCGCSYAPGRESEVGDISLKWTIEHTSEDTKDFLRTLPKRLSFEVEGVRFLLVHGSPLNELLEYVKPTTSAKRLKEIIESVEENIVVNGHTHLPMTKWVGGKLILNPGSVGRPKDGDSRASYIIVEVNKGVVWFEFVRVSYDVKKTVEKIVKNGLPVELATVLALGQTFDMGPGKPEFFL from the coding sequence ATGAAATTGGCTTTTTTGGGGGATGTTCATGGAAACTTGGAGGCTTTGGAAGCGGTTTTGAGAGATATCGAAGGAAGAGGGATAGATGAGATCTTTTGTCTTGGAGATCTGGTTGGTTATGGGCCGGATCCTGAAGCTGTTGTTCAAACGATTAAAGCAAAAGGAATAAAGACGATTATGGGAAATTACGATGATGCGGTTGGGTTTTCAAGAGAGAATTGTGGTTGCTCTTACGCACCTGGAAGAGAATCGGAAGTTGGTGATATTTCTCTGAAGTGGACCATAGAGCACACATCGGAAGATACTAAGGATTTTCTGAGGACTCTTCCAAAAAGACTTTCCTTTGAGGTGGAAGGGGTGAGATTTCTTCTGGTTCATGGTAGCCCTCTTAACGAGCTTCTCGAATATGTGAAGCCGACTACTTCTGCCAAAAGGTTGAAAGAAATCATCGAATCTGTTGAAGAGAATATCGTTGTGAACGGTCACACGCATCTTCCAATGACAAAATGGGTTGGGGGAAAACTGATTTTGAACCCAGGAAGTGTAGGAAGGCCCAAAGATGGAGATTCTCGGGCATCTTATATCATTGTTGAAGTGAATAAAGGAGTCGTTTGGTTCGAATTTGTAAGAGTTTCGTACGATGTGAAGAAAACGGTGGAGAAGATAGTGAAAAACGGCCTTCCCGTTGAGCTAGCCACGGTTTTGGCTTTGGGTCAAACGTTCGACATGGGGCCCGGAAAGCCCGAGTTCTTCCTGTAA
- a CDS encoding cold-shock protein — protein MRGTVKWFDSKKGYGFITMENGEDIFVHWSAIQMDGFKTLRENEQVEFEVQQGSKGPQAVNVKPVR, from the coding sequence ATGAGAGGTACGGTTAAGTGGTTTGATTCTAAGAAAGGTTACGGTTTCATCACCATGGAAAACGGAGAGGACATCTTCGTTCACTGGTCGGCGATCCAGATGGATGGTTTTAAGACCCTCAGGGAAAACGAACAGGTTGAGTTCGAAGTTCAGCAGGGTAGTAAAGGGCCCCAAGCAGTCAATGTGAAGCCTGTTAGGTGA
- a CDS encoding argininosuccinate synthase, giving the protein MKEKVVLAYSGGLDTSVILKWLCERGFEVIAYVANVGQKENFEAIREKALKTGASKVYVEDLRREFVTDYIFTALLGNATYEGRYLLGTSIARPLIAKRQVEIAEKERAKYVAHGATGKGNDQVRFELTYAALNPNLKVISPWKDPEFLSRFKGRTDLINYAMEKGIPVKVSRRRPYSEDENLMHISHEAGKLEDPMYIPDEDVFTWTVSPKEAPDEETYLEIHFERGIPVKVVNLEDKTEKTDPLELFEYLNEVGARNGVGRLDMVENRFIGIKSRGVYETPGATILWVAHRDLEGITMDKEVMHLRDMLAPRFAELIYNGFWFSPEMEFLLAAFKKAQENVTGKVVVYVYKGNIMPVARYSPCSLYNPKLSSMDVEGGFDATDSKGFINIHALRLKVYQLAKKESQK; this is encoded by the coding sequence ATGAAAGAAAAAGTGGTTCTTGCATACAGTGGAGGGCTCGATACCTCTGTTATTCTCAAGTGGCTCTGTGAAAGGGGGTTTGAAGTGATAGCCTATGTGGCGAACGTGGGACAGAAGGAAAATTTTGAAGCGATAAGAGAAAAGGCGTTGAAAACGGGTGCGTCGAAAGTCTACGTTGAGGATCTCAGAAGAGAATTCGTAACGGATTACATATTCACGGCTCTTCTTGGAAACGCCACGTACGAAGGAAGGTATCTACTTGGAACATCGATAGCAAGGCCCCTCATAGCGAAAAGGCAGGTGGAAATAGCAGAGAAAGAAAGAGCAAAGTATGTTGCACACGGTGCAACTGGAAAAGGGAACGATCAAGTCAGATTCGAACTCACTTATGCGGCTTTGAATCCAAACCTTAAAGTGATATCTCCCTGGAAAGATCCAGAGTTCCTTTCTCGATTCAAAGGAAGAACGGATCTGATAAACTACGCAATGGAGAAGGGAATACCCGTGAAGGTTTCCAGGAGGAGACCATACAGTGAGGATGAAAATCTGATGCATATTTCACACGAGGCAGGCAAGTTGGAGGATCCCATGTACATACCGGATGAAGATGTGTTCACGTGGACAGTTTCTCCGAAAGAAGCCCCTGACGAAGAAACGTATCTTGAAATTCATTTCGAGAGGGGAATCCCTGTGAAAGTTGTGAACTTGGAAGACAAGACCGAGAAGACGGATCCGCTCGAACTCTTTGAGTATCTCAACGAAGTAGGCGCGAGGAACGGAGTAGGAAGATTGGACATGGTCGAAAACAGATTTATAGGTATAAAATCCAGGGGGGTCTACGAGACACCAGGTGCGACGATTCTTTGGGTTGCTCACAGAGATCTTGAAGGCATCACCATGGATAAAGAGGTAATGCACCTCAGGGATATGCTTGCACCGAGGTTTGCTGAACTCATATACAACGGTTTCTGGTTCTCGCCTGAGATGGAATTTCTTCTCGCTGCCTTCAAAAAGGCACAGGAAAATGTCACAGGAAAAGTGGTTGTTTATGTTTACAAAGGAAACATCATGCCTGTTGCCAGGTATTCGCCTTGTTCTCTTTACAATCCAAAACTTTCCAGCATGGACGTTGAAGGAGGTTTCGATGCCACAGATTCGAAAGGCTTCATCAATATACACGCTTTGAGATTGAAAGTCTACCAACTTGCGAAAAAGGAGAGTCAGAAATGA
- a CDS encoding radical SAM protein: MTIDPSHTIPVSVTKSFCSLNCPHCGGHYLKHMATVEEIPSYVEKGYRSFLISGGMLPDGSIPFERYKEILEWYKKKYNLLYNFHVGFKKSRTAKELADVVSMDFFGDSKIMKKIYGISLSPYEILEIARFYERVVFHITVGIMGGEISHEEKALEILSNETDSIVLNVFIPTVGTVFEEKEPPILKDVLKVFEKARKLFKRVILGCMQPKGAYRKSLQESLKGIVDDITKPVESKGKFKGCCAFILYRKNSGFPGPMSNV; this comes from the coding sequence TTGACGATAGATCCATCTCACACGATACCGGTGAGTGTTACGAAATCCTTCTGTTCGTTGAATTGCCCTCACTGTGGTGGGCATTATCTGAAACACATGGCAACCGTCGAAGAGATCCCTTCCTACGTGGAGAAGGGATACAGAAGTTTTCTGATAAGTGGAGGAATGTTGCCGGATGGTTCGATCCCTTTCGAAAGATACAAAGAAATTCTTGAATGGTACAAAAAGAAGTATAACCTTCTGTACAACTTTCACGTGGGATTTAAAAAGTCGAGAACAGCGAAAGAACTTGCGGATGTTGTCTCGATGGATTTCTTCGGTGATTCAAAGATCATGAAAAAAATATACGGTATTTCCCTGAGTCCCTATGAGATCTTGGAGATCGCTCGCTTCTATGAGAGGGTTGTTTTCCATATAACTGTTGGAATAATGGGTGGGGAAATATCTCACGAGGAGAAAGCACTCGAGATCTTATCAAACGAGACCGATTCGATAGTTTTGAACGTGTTCATTCCAACGGTTGGAACCGTGTTCGAAGAAAAAGAACCTCCGATTTTGAAGGATGTTCTCAAGGTGTTTGAAAAGGCCAGAAAGCTTTTCAAAAGAGTGATTCTCGGTTGTATGCAACCGAAAGGAGCGTACAGAAAAAGTCTTCAAGAATCACTGAAGGGAATCGTCGATGATATAACGAAACCCGTTGAAAGTAAAGGAAAGTTCAAAGGATGTTGCGCGTTCATACTTTACAGGAAGAACTCGGGCTTTCCGGGCCCCATGTCGAACGTTTGA
- the gltX gene encoding glutamate--tRNA ligase translates to MVRVRFAPSPTGHLHVGGARTALFNWMFARKEGGRFVLRIEDTDLDRSSKEFERQILGSLKWCGLDWDEGPDVGGNHGPYRQSERIDIYRKYAAELVNMKRAYYVVYDREDPTKELFTTYEYPEEFVRKGHSVTIKFRVVPGKTVFHDLLKGDMEFDNSTIEDFIIMKSNGFPTYNFAVVVDDHLMEISHVFRGEDHLSNTPKQIMIYEAFGWESPVFMHIPLILGPDRTPLSKRHGATSVDHFRREGILSRALMNYLALLGWRVEGDEIFTIEEKIQSFDPRDISNKGVIFDYRKLEWVNGKHIRRIELDDLKREFINWAEYVGKEIPKAEERYFLDALRICREKINTLSQLYDILYPFLSEEYEYEKEYIEKFLKREEAERVLNEVKDEFEKLSEWNMKQIEKVLREVAARGIASKKVIFQTVRGAVTGKLVTPGLFETIEVLGKERTLRRLERTLKLLKRL, encoded by the coding sequence TTGGTCAGGGTACGTTTTGCTCCCAGTCCAACAGGTCATCTTCATGTTGGAGGAGCCAGGACAGCTTTGTTCAATTGGATGTTCGCCAGAAAAGAGGGTGGAAGATTCGTTCTGAGAATAGAAGACACAGATCTAGATAGAAGCTCAAAAGAGTTTGAAAGACAGATACTCGGCTCTCTGAAATGGTGTGGATTAGATTGGGATGAAGGGCCTGATGTAGGAGGCAATCACGGTCCTTATCGCCAGAGTGAGAGGATTGACATATACAGAAAATACGCCGCAGAACTTGTGAACATGAAAAGAGCGTATTATGTGGTTTACGACCGTGAAGATCCTACTAAGGAACTTTTCACTACTTATGAGTATCCTGAAGAATTCGTCAGAAAGGGACATTCTGTTACTATAAAGTTCAGAGTTGTTCCAGGAAAGACGGTGTTCCATGACCTCTTGAAAGGCGATATGGAATTCGATAATTCAACGATCGAGGATTTCATCATCATGAAATCGAACGGTTTTCCCACTTACAACTTCGCAGTTGTTGTGGATGATCATCTAATGGAGATTTCTCACGTGTTCCGAGGAGAAGATCACTTGTCCAACACACCGAAACAGATTATGATTTATGAAGCGTTCGGTTGGGAATCTCCCGTTTTCATGCATATTCCCCTGATACTCGGACCCGACCGAACTCCTCTCAGTAAAAGACATGGAGCAACTTCGGTTGATCACTTCAGAAGGGAAGGTATTTTGAGTCGAGCACTAATGAACTACCTTGCTCTTCTCGGTTGGAGAGTAGAAGGTGATGAAATATTCACAATAGAGGAGAAAATCCAATCCTTTGATCCTAGAGATATATCCAACAAGGGAGTGATATTCGATTATCGGAAGCTTGAATGGGTGAATGGAAAACATATAAGAAGAATTGAATTGGATGATTTGAAGAGGGAATTCATCAATTGGGCAGAGTACGTGGGTAAAGAGATACCGAAAGCAGAGGAAAGATATTTCCTCGACGCTTTACGTATATGCAGAGAGAAGATCAACACTCTATCACAGCTTTACGACATTTTGTATCCATTTTTGAGTGAGGAGTACGAATACGAAAAAGAGTACATCGAAAAATTTTTGAAAAGGGAAGAAGCAGAAAGAGTGTTGAATGAAGTGAAAGATGAGTTCGAAAAGTTAAGTGAGTGGAATATGAAGCAAATCGAAAAGGTGTTGAGAGAAGTTGCCGCCAGGGGAATCGCATCGAAAAAAGTGATTTTCCAAACCGTGAGAGGAGCGGTGACCGGGAAACTCGTCACTCCAGGATTGTTCGAAACGATAGAGGTTCTCGGAAAGGAAAGGACACTTAGAAGACTCGAGAGAACTCTAAAACTTTTAAAAAGACTCTGA
- a CDS encoding tetratricopeptide repeat protein encodes MRKAHFFIIVAIATTLTIFLVGCMSPIAGNIGGNVPGGGTTPTTDDVLSNLNQGNIDEAKEQLEQVLQDNPDDPVARALKGILETRDALVQLSELTSNSKMFSPYSIDSLKKLPVSLMKTPSLMGFSLFMKNIVPMTRQPSTVDVQGFYDYYNQELIPALEELHELLESAEEDLSVAVDANIEFHLQVNTLDWDNDGTAEPNQPLIITDGIISVEAYKIIFGLEEPVFSSTPTIDPNGGDAWFDIETLDALVQGGQIPDPPEFNDNDYIQIDNGELGLLLTIVTSLKALIDPILTWNLNIPQDLYDEVELYLTNPSTMTLYQIFDFIDTSDDATITGSEWEDRLDPFLEFLPGGADYLVDFVDSLVSAANGLLRSIEDIENDLDASDVHDLTSGYYFVDPSMDFDEVKTQLQNFIDTEDVPDLLITTDATVTLHFGALRNTDNYQDLKDYFPDAHWDEIEGIMFDEELPDPTFGGFIEYPPM; translated from the coding sequence ATGAGGAAAGCTCATTTTTTTATTATCGTGGCGATTGCTACAACACTTACGATTTTTCTCGTTGGGTGTATGAGTCCTATCGCTGGAAATATCGGTGGAAATGTTCCTGGAGGTGGAACCACTCCAACTACTGATGATGTGCTTTCCAACTTGAATCAGGGAAACATCGATGAGGCTAAAGAACAACTCGAACAGGTTTTACAAGACAACCCGGATGATCCAGTAGCGAGAGCACTGAAAGGTATCTTGGAAACACGCGATGCTCTCGTTCAATTATCAGAACTAACATCTAATTCAAAAATGTTCTCACCGTACTCCATCGATTCTCTTAAAAAACTTCCTGTCTCCCTGATGAAAACACCTTCTTTGATGGGATTTTCTCTCTTTATGAAAAATATAGTACCTATGACTCGTCAACCCTCAACAGTTGACGTACAAGGGTTCTACGACTACTACAACCAGGAGTTGATTCCTGCTCTCGAAGAACTTCATGAACTTCTCGAAAGTGCAGAGGAAGATCTTTCTGTGGCAGTAGATGCAAACATAGAATTTCATTTACAGGTAAACACACTAGATTGGGACAACGACGGTACAGCTGAACCAAATCAACCTTTGATCATCACCGATGGCATAATATCCGTAGAAGCATACAAGATCATCTTCGGTTTAGAGGAACCGGTGTTCTCTTCCACACCAACTATCGATCCAAACGGTGGAGACGCATGGTTCGATATAGAAACTCTCGATGCATTGGTTCAAGGAGGCCAAATCCCTGATCCACCAGAGTTCAACGACAATGATTACATACAGATCGACAACGGTGAACTCGGCCTCTTACTCACGATCGTCACCTCACTCAAGGCCTTGATCGATCCTATTCTCACCTGGAACTTGAACATACCACAAGATTTATACGATGAAGTGGAACTCTACCTAACAAATCCATCCACCATGACACTGTATCAGATATTCGACTTCATTGACACCAGTGATGATGCTACCATCACAGGAAGCGAATGGGAGGACAGACTCGATCCTTTCTTGGAATTTCTACCTGGTGGAGCAGACTATCTTGTAGATTTTGTTGACAGTCTGGTGAGTGCCGCAAATGGCTTGTTGAGGAGCATAGAAGACATAGAAAACGACTTGGACGCTTCGGATGTACACGATCTAACAAGTGGGTATTATTTCGTCGACCCATCAATGGATTTCGATGAAGTGAAGACACAACTTCAAAACTTCATAGATACCGAGGACGTTCCAGATCTCTTGATTACAACAGACGCAACCGTCACCCTTCATTTCGGTGCTCTCAGAAACACCGACAATTATCAAGATCTGAAAGACTACTTCCCAGATGCCCACTGGGACGAAATAGAAGGAATCATGTTCGATGAAGAGCTACCAGACCCAACCTTCGGAGGTTTTATAGAATATCCTCCAATGTAA